CGACACCGGCATCGTCATCCCCGACATGAGCGACTTCAACCTCTTCAACCTGAGGCACTCCGCCGGTCCCGGCGTCCGCTACGTCACGCCGGTCGGCCCGATCCGCGTCGACTACGGCTTCATCCTCGACCGCCATCCGGGCGACGGCGTCGGGCGCCTGCACTTCACCTTCGGGTATTTCTTCTAGGAGGCGGGGATGCGGCGCGCGAAATTCCTGTTATCCGTGGCGCTGCTGCTGGGGGCCGCCTGCGCGAAGGCCCCGCCCAACTTGAGCGCCCTGGGAACGGAGCCGGAGTGGCGGTCCTTGGCGGCCTACGGCGAGGCGCTGACGACGGAGTTATTTCAAGCCTTGACCCTCCAGGTCTACGGCTACGACGACGGCTGGGCGAAGTACCTGCGGCTCGAGGAAAAGACCCTCGAGGTGAAGACCCGCGCAAAATCCGAAGCGACCTTCTCTCTCCCCTTGGCCCGCGATGCGGCCTCGAAGAAAGAGCCGCCCCGCTACTGGCGAACTTCCCCGCTCCGTAATCCCACTCGGGACAAGCCGCTCGCCGGCCTGCGCATCGCCCTCGACCCCGGCCACCTGGGCGGCGCCTGGGCGCGGATGGAGGACCGCTGGTTTCGCCCGGAGGGCCAAGCCCCCGTCGCCGAGGGCGACCTAACCCTCCTGGTGGCGAAAAAATTGCGGACCCGCCTCGAAGGCTGGGGCGCCGAGGTATTTTTGACGCGCGAATCCGCCGAGCCGGTCACGCCGCTGAGGCCGAAGGACCTCGAAGAGACGGCGGCGAAATACCTGGACGAGGGCCAGGACCTAAACCTCGCCCGGCCGGAGGCCTTCCGCGCCCTGCCTCGCGAGGAGCAGGTGCGACGCGTGAGCGAGCTGCTCTTCTACCGCGTCGCCGAGATCCGCGCCCGCGCCGCGCTCGTCAACCAGAGGATCCGCCCCGACCTGACGGTCTGCCTCCATTTCAACGCCGGCGACTGGGGCGATCCCGAGGCGCCCCGCCTGGCGGCGAGCAATCACCTGCACGTCTTGATCCCCGGCGCGGTCGAGGCGGGGGAGTGGGCCTTCGACGACGTGCGCTTCGAGACCCTGCGCCGGATGCTCGACGGCAGCCACTTCGTCGAGCGGCCGCTCGCCGAGGCCGTCGCGGAGGCCCTGGCCCGCAGCACGGGCCTGCCGCCCGCCCTGGTCCCGGGCGGCTCGGTAAAGAAGGTCGGCGACAATCCCTACCTCTGGTCGCGCAACCTGCTGGCGAATCGCCTTTACGAAAACCCGACGATCTTCCTCGAGGCCTACGTGATGAACCACCCCGAGACGATCGCACGAATCCAGGCCGGAGATTTTTCGGGTCGGAGAAATATCGCCGGACAGGAATTCTCCAGCCTCTACGAGGACTACGCCGGAGGGGTTGCGGCGGGGATACTGGAATATTTTCGAAAGACATCGCCTTAGGCTACTGCCCAAGGACCATCCAATACAGTATCAATATAACTTCTTGTTATTACTAATTTTTTAAGAAACCGGCTCGCCCTGACGAAGCCGTCATCTCCTATCCCGAATTTTTCATCGTTTTTTCATCCCCGCTTCCTCCTCCCTTCATCCGTCCCGCCGAAGATCTCTCCAACGGCGGGCATGCCGCCCGCCGCTCGGTCGAAACCAAGGAGAAAAACCATGAAAGGTCGATTCGCAGTCCTGCTGAAAATCTTCTTCATCGGCGTGATGACGCTGGTGATGCTCATTCCCACCCTCTTCATCCTCAACCTGATCGACGAGCGCCAGCAGCGCCGCGCCGAGGCGAGCGGCGAAGTCTTGAAGGGCTGGGGCGGGGAGCAAACCCTAAGCGGCCCCGTCCTCGTCGTGCCCTTCCTCGTCGAGAACAAGCTCACCAACGAGAAGGGCCAAGAGACGCTGCAGCGCGAGCTGCACTTCGCCTACTTCCTCCCGGAAAGACTGGAGGTCGAGAGCGCCCTCGCCTCCCAGACCCTGCACCGCGGCATCTTCCGCGTGCCCGTCTACCAGGGCGAGATGAAGGTCCAGGGCCGCTTCGCCAAGCCGGATTTCTCGGCCTGGGGCATCCCCGACGAGAAGATCTACTGGGAGCGCGCCTTCCTCACCTTGGGCGTGAGCGACCTGCGCGGCCTGCGCGAGACGCCGAAGGTCTCGTGGAACGGGCAGGCCATCCCCTTCGAGCCCGGCACCAAGGACGGCGCCCTCTTCGACTCGGCGATCCGCGCCAAGCTGCCGCCGATCGCCGCCGAGACGCGGGGTTTCGATTTCCAGATGAACCTGCAGATGGGCGGCGGCCGCTACCTGGCCTTCCTCCCGCTCGGCAAGGACACGCGCGTGAAACTCTCCGCCAACTGGCCGCATCCGAGCTTCACGGGGAATTTCCTGCCCGTGTCCCGCACGGTCGACGCGCAGGGTTTTCAGGCGGAGTGGAAGATCCCCGAGACCGCCCGCGCCATCCCGCAGAGCTGGCGCGACAACCCGCCCGAGCTCTACCTGCCGGGCTTCGCCTTCGGCGCCGACTTCATGATGCCGGTGGACATCTACCAGTTCACCACCCGCGCCGCGAAGTACGCCATGCTCTTCATCCTGCTGACCTTCGTCGCCTTCTTCCTCTTCGAGGTGATGAGCAAGCTGCGTATCCACCCCGTCCAGTACCTCCTGGTCAGCGCGGGGCTCTGCCTCTTTTATCTATTGTTGCTCTCGCTCTCCGAGCACATCGCCTTCGGTTGGGCCTACCTCGCGGCCACCGCCGGCACCGTGGGCCTGATCACCGCCTACTTGACGACGGTCCTGCAGAGAAAGGGCCGCGCCCTCCTGATGGCCACCGTCCTCTCCGGACTCTACGCCTACCTCTTCACCCTGCTGCGCGCCGAGGACTACGCCCTGTTGATGGGGACGGGCGGGCTCTTCCTCATCCTCGCGGCGGTGATGTTCCTCACGCGCCGGATCAAC
The sequence above is a segment of the Deltaproteobacteria bacterium PRO3 genome. Coding sequences within it:
- the creD gene encoding cell envelope integrity protein CreD produces the protein MPPAARSKPRRKTMKGRFAVLLKIFFIGVMTLVMLIPTLFILNLIDERQQRRAEASGEVLKGWGGEQTLSGPVLVVPFLVENKLTNEKGQETLQRELHFAYFLPERLEVESALASQTLHRGIFRVPVYQGEMKVQGRFAKPDFSAWGIPDEKIYWERAFLTLGVSDLRGLRETPKVSWNGQAIPFEPGTKDGALFDSAIRAKLPPIAAETRGFDFQMNLQMGGGRYLAFLPLGKDTRVKLSANWPHPSFTGNFLPVSRTVDAQGFQAEWKIPETARAIPQSWRDNPPELYLPGFAFGADFMMPVDIYQFTTRAAKYAMLFILLTFVAFFLFEVMSKLRIHPVQYLLVSAGLCLFYLLLLSLSEHIAFGWAYLAATAGTVGLITAYLTTVLQRKGRALLMATVLSGLYAYLFTLLRAEDYALLMGTGGLFLILAAVMFLTRRINWYEIDQNKAAPALNATAAS